TCTCTCTTGAATTGACTGAAATATCTACCTAAAACGCCCAGGGCCGACTCGGGTGCAAAGCGTCTTCGGCTTTCGTCATAACTTTTGGATTGAGATTTAGCTTGAGAGAAACCCCTTTGGGACTCCCCTCAAGCTAAATCTCAATCCAAAACCTATGCCGCAAGTCGGATACGCATTGCTCGCTCGGATGGGGGTTTCTAAGGTATAATCAAGAATTCTAAGAACGAGTCCGCTTCCAGTACCCAGAGGCTTTGATCCATTCGTCTTGGGTGATGTTGTTCTGTAGAATGTAGTTTTTAAGTTGTAAAGCGACGTAGCTTTCGGTTTTGATCCAGATAAAGCCATTGCCTTCAGGTTTTTGGAAGTCATCAAGAGCTTTTAGAAAAGAATCTGAACTGCCATAGCCTCTTTGGTCTGCTGTTCGTTCTAGCCATTGGATTTCCATACCTTTAGGTGTGTCTTCCGTTTGTACTTTTAAGGCATCACTCATCTTTGAAATTTCGGCAAGGACTAAACCTTTGGCGTCTTTAGGCATTTCTTGTAGGCGACGTTGCAATGACGGAAGGCCTGATTCGTCGGTGAGGATGAGGTACCAATCAAATGTATAAGATAAAACGAAAGACCCTCTTGGGCCTGCAATATAAAGTTCATCACCCTCTTTAGCTTTCCAGGCCCAAAGTGCTCCAGCACCTTTGTCACGCATAAAGAAAATGAGATCTAGCGTGTTGTTGTTTGAATCATAATTTATAGGAGTATAATCACGCATTAGAGGCTCTGGTTGCCCTGCTTCGGTTTGCAGTCCTTCAGGTCCTAAACGTGGTATGCTATAGTGTCCTGTTTCTGGGTCAGGGAAAAAGACCTTCACATGATCATCGGGCGAAGCTGTAACAAAATCTTTAAGGTCTTCGCTGTAAAAAGTAATTTGAGTAAAAATAGGTGAAAGGGGTGTGATCTGTGTGACTTTCAGTTTTCTGATCTTCACATCATGCTTAAGTCGCGTAATAGCCGTATTTAAAGTCGATACATGTTCCATACTTCACCTCAAAAGCCTAACACTACACAATTTTTCATTCCTAGTCAGCAAAACTCCCTTTCTAGCCTCTTAGTTGCGAGAAAATGAAAACGTAATGGCCTTCCTTATTTTC
This window of the Pseudobdellovibrionaceae bacterium genome carries:
- a CDS encoding siderophore-interacting protein, which gives rise to MEHVSTLNTAITRLKHDVKIRKLKVTQITPLSPIFTQITFYSEDLKDFVTASPDDHVKVFFPDPETGHYSIPRLGPEGLQTEAGQPEPLMRDYTPINYDSNNNTLDLIFFMRDKGAGALWAWKAKEGDELYIAGPRGSFVLSYTFDWYLILTDESGLPSLQRRLQEMPKDAKGLVLAEISKMSDALKVQTEDTPKGMEIQWLERTADQRGYGSSDSFLKALDDFQKPEGNGFIWIKTESYVALQLKNYILQNNITQDEWIKASGYWKRTRS